In Raphanus sativus cultivar WK10039 chromosome 5, ASM80110v3, whole genome shotgun sequence, the following proteins share a genomic window:
- the LOC130512546 gene encoding protein LURP-one-related 12, giving the protein MELVEEMGEKRVVVDKAFLYEEDKPLTVCKTSLFHTGDGFAAYDCHGDIIFRVDSYGPGTRDDDEFVLMDVTGNCLLTVKRKRPTLHQRWEGFLGERSDGQKPIFSVRRSSIIGRCTMEVEVYDETGEEYTIDGDFSQRSCLIHDTKKRTVAEIKRKVDASTNVMLGRDVFTLEIKPGFDGAFAMGLVLVLDQINGDDPVEIGDEQVHPFVEDI; this is encoded by the exons atggaATTAGTTGAAGAGATGGGTGAAAAAAGAGTTGTGGTTGACAAAGCTTTTCTCTACGAAGAAGACAAACCACTTACCGTCTGCAAAACCTCTCTGTTCCACACCGGTGATGGTTTCGCCGCCTACGACTGTCACGGCGATATCATCTTTAGGGTCGATTCATACGGACCCGGCACAAGAGATGACGATGAGTTTGTCCTCATGGACGTCACCGGTAACTGTCTCCTCACCGTTAAACGAAAG AGGCCGACTCTTCACCAGAGATGGGAAGGTTTTCTCGGGGAGAGATCAGATGGCCAGAAACCGATCTTCAGTGTCCGGAGATCGTCGATAATCGGACGGTGCACGATGGAAGTAGAGGTTTACGACGAAACAGGAGAAGAGTACACCATAGATGGTGACTTCTCGCAACGAAGCTGTCTCATACACGACACGAAGAAGCGAACTGTGGCTGAGATCAAACGCAAAGTGGACGCGTCAACGAACGTGATGCTTGGACGAGATGTGTTCACTCTAGAGATTAAACCTGGTTTCGACGGTGCTTTCGCGATGGGTTTGGTCCTTGTGCTTGACCAGATCAACGGTGATGATCCAGTTGAGATTGGTGATGAACAGGTGCACCCTTTTGTAGAGGACATTTGA
- the LOC108859926 gene encoding probable polygalacturonase At3g15720: MQKKTWILNFSVFFLHIFTSSKALDVTQYGAIGDGVTDDSQAFLKAWEVVCSGTGDGQLIVPAGMTFVLQPLKFQGSCKSTPIAVQILGNMVASSRGNWEGDKDQWILFSDIEGLVVEGNGEINGQGSSWWEHKGSSRPTALKFKSCNNLRLSGLTHVDSAKAHIHINNCNGVSISNLRINAPESSPNTDGIDVAASSNVIIQDCVIATGDDCIAINSGTSNIRVSGIDCGPGHGISIGSLGKDGETASVEDVCVQNCNFRGTTNGARIKTWPGGSGYARRITFNGITLDNVENPIIIDQHYNNGGSEKNTDDKSSAVEVSKVVYSNFVGTSKSEYGVDFRCSEAVPCTEIIMKDVRIETASSGSGQVAQGQCLNVRGVSTLAVPGLECLALSTDMLSLAELPEQTCMLPQPSVQPSTRPMQDPFWVYGSGGKRLRVFNVVLTSFIFLVLYMF, from the exons ATGCAGAAGAAGACGTGGATCTTAAATTTCTCAGTATTCTTTCTCCATATCTTTACATCTTCGAAAGCATTGGATGTTACTCAATACGGAGCAATTGGAGATGGAGTTACAGACGATTCTCAG GCGTTCTTGAAAGCCTGGGAAGTTGTCTGTAGCGGGACAGGGGATGGGCAGCTTATCGTTCCGGCAGGGATGACATTTGTGTTACAGCCCTTGAAGTTTCAAGGTTCTTGCAAATCGACCCCTATTGCTGTTCAG ATTTTGGGCAATATGGTTGCATCAAGTAGAGGGAACTGGGAAGGAGACAAAGATCAATGGATTCTCTTCTCAGACATAGAAGGGCTTGTGGTTGAAGGCAACGGTGAAATCAACGGCCAGGGTTCGAGCTGGTGGGAACACAAAGGCAGCTCTAGACCAACC GCATTGAAGTTCAAGAGCTGCAACAACCTTAGACTAAGTGGACTAACGCACGTAGATAGTGCAAAGGCTCACATTCACATAAACAATTGTAACGGTGTGAGCATCTCAAATCTCCGGATAAATGCACCGGAATCAAGTCCTAACACTGATGGAATCGACGTCGCTGCTTCATCCAATGTTATCATCCAGGATTGCGTAATCGCCACCG GTGACGATTGCATTGCGATAAACTCGGGGACGTCTAACATCAGAGTTTCCGGTATAGATTGCGGACCAGGCCATGGAATAAG CATAGGAAGCTTGGGGAAAGATGGAGAGACAGCTTCAGTGGAGGATGTATGTGTCCAGAACTGTAACTTTCGAGGAACTACGAATGGAGCTCGGATCAAAACCTGGCCG GGAGGATCAGGTTACGCAAGAAGGATTACTTTCAATGGAATTACTCTAGATAACGTGGAAAACCCGATCATAATCGATCAGCATTACAACAATGGAGGTTCTGAGAAAAACACAGATGATAAG TCATCGGCGGTGGAAGTAAGCAAAGTCGTGTATAGTAATTTCGTGGGTACGTCCAAGTCAGAGTACGGAGTTGACTTTAGGTGTAGCGAGGCTGTACCATGCACCGAGATTATTATGAAAGATGTGAGAATAGAAACAGCATCATCAGGATCAGGACAAGTCGCACAAGGACAGTGCTTAAACGTGAGAGGTGTGTCCACTCTTGCCGTACCAGGTTTAGAATGTTTAGCACTTTCCACAGATATGTTATCATTGGCGGAGTTGCCGGAACAAACTTGTATGTTGCCGCAACCATCAGTGCAACCAAGTACACGACCGATGCAGGATCCATTTTGGGTTTATGGAAGCGGAGGGAAACGACTCAGA